In the Pogona vitticeps strain Pit_001003342236 chromosome 2, PviZW2.1, whole genome shotgun sequence genome, CTGCTGTGATAAACTGCATGGGCAACTGAGCAGCGGCTTCTCCCGTCTGATGGGCCGTGTCCTTTGTACAACTGGTTGAGTGCTTGGTTTTGCAACTGGTGGGCAAAGCAGGTGCAAAGCGGAGCCTGCCAAAGGGGTGAAACCCTTTCCTTGTGTGACTGCTGTTATCTGACTGCTCTTATCACTTTTCATTATAATGCCTAGAAGACAGTGGCCGGAAGCCGGGAAAATCCTTCAAAGCACTGTGTATTACCTGTGGTTGTGGTGCTTGAAGTTCAGCCGGCCGAGATAaagccacagcttggaaaagttggttTGGGGACCACCGAAGTTACTTTTGTAATGACGCCAccagagagattctgggagttgtaatttttaaaaaagcatctttCCCAGCTGTTAAAGAACGCTTGGACAAACTGCAATGTTTTTCATCCACGTTTGTCAGACAGCAAGAGGTTCCATCTAGGAACGGACTCCTTACAGCTCCGCACCGAAGATTTCCGGCATTGTTTTCCAGCAATTGCCTGTGACCTTCTCAAAATGTTTCCCCTGGTTTCTGTGGGGACAGACAGCACCTGGTGGGAGCACTATCTTCTATCATAAATAGGGCCCATTGGGATGATCAGTCTGGAATATCTACAACATACATGCAGGTAACGAGGGAAAGTTTTTATATCTGAGGCTATGCTGGGTTTGACTTAAAATAATAACTGTAttccatcaagtcatctctgagttatggcgaccctttccagggttgtcTAGTACAGGGGTCCCCAGCCCCCGGTCcacagcccagtgctggtctgtggcctgagccgcgGAGACAGAACCCCCGCCCtcccgcacgcactcacccccacagctgatttgcgcatgtgcacacactCCAGCGCACCAGTGAAAGTGCTGTGCcgctgtttgcacatgcacacaaatgtgCACCCATCCACACAAGCACCGTGCTAccgtttgcacacacacacacgcttgtTCGCACATGCACACGAGCAAGAGGGGCACCCCACCTTCTCCAGTTggtccgcagggtgaaaaaggttggggacctctggtctagtAGAGAAGACTCGAAAGtgctttatcattcccttcttctggagtcaccctgggaccgtgcagcttgcccaaggccacacaggctggctctaatcaTAAGAGGCAAAGTGGGGTATTGAACTGccaacttctgactccacagccagatacagtggtgccccgcttgatgacgttaattcattccagcgaaatctctgtagagcgaaaacgtcaagcgaaattaaaaacccattgaaaaccgttcaatgcgttccagtgggcgaaatacctactcatccagtgaagatcctccatacggcagccattttctggtgcctgtaatgtgaggaatccatccctaacacagtggggagccattttctacagccggtggccattttgaaacccgacgatcagctgtttgctgatcgttataaagcgaaaaatcggttcccgaaatagggaaccgatcaacattaagtgaaattcccccatctaaacattgttttgcaatcgcaaaacttcaacgttaagcagatttgtcatcaagcggggtaatcatccagcggggcaccattatacttaaaccactgagctatccatccagcatCTATAAAGAAATCAATCCctcttacagtatttatttaatatcccacctatctagccacttaagaccactctaggcggctagcaaGAGTGGGCAATCAAGTGGGTCTATCCTCCAAGTGTCCTGTGGCTgaacaagcagacaaaaatgtcAAATGGGGAAGTGATAAAGGAATTGGAAATGGCTAGAAATCCATTTCCAGTTTGGAAAAATGGGAAATCTAGGCTGACCCTATGACCTATTTAAAAGGCTTATCACTGCTCGCAAAGGCAGCACTTATTAAAATCTTCTACAGAGTACCTACCTTTTCCTGCTTTGGGGGGGCGGCATCACCAAGAGACCAGGTCTTTTCCACAGGGGCCCACTGGAACCTGCTTACTCTGCTACGTCGCCAGATTGCGATGAGGTTTAGAGAAATGCCAGTTTTCCGTGCATTCAGATGCCTAAGTGAACCAACCTCTTGCTTCTATTCACCTATGGATGATTTCACATTCTTTATAGTTTTAGCCTTGTGACTAGAATGTCgtaaatcttaaaaaaaaataccaagtgTACCCTTTGACCTGATTGAATGTGCACAAGAATTCTCAGTTGCATGCAGAAGTCCTGTAATAACTGTTTTCTGCAAGAGATCAGAGGGGCAGGAAAACATTCCTTTATTTTTGATAGCCTTGCTTGAAGCAAATGCCATCCTTCGGCTCGCTGCTTTggtctttaattaaaaaaaaagttgtgggaGGTGCACTGATTACTGCTCCAAGTATTCATCTTTcaaaatgaaatttttaaaaagccataaacaaaatgaaagaacaccAGGGGAGCAGCAGGGGGCAGAAAGGATATGTAGGATATGTTATTTGAGTAACACATAAGCAGTAATGGTATTTGTTTTTTCAGAAAAAGGAACATGAGGGAAGGCATTTAACTGGAAATCTGTTTTCACCCTTTAAAGTCAGTCTGCGGTTATTCAAATATCTGCCCTGAATCATAAAGAAGAGGGCAGAGACTTGTACACATAtagcaaattaaacactttttaaagcCCCCTGACTCCCACAAGTAAAGGTAAGCCTCCCTTTACATTTCTCTCCATTGACatcttaaaaatatttgaatttggACAGGAAATGGCAATTCTATATTTTCATGGTTCCCGCAGGCTACGTCCTTCCCATCTCCCATGATGCCTCACTCTACATTTCTGTTCATTTCTGGGAAACACCTGCTTTCATAGTTCATGTTTCCTGAGTCTTCTTGAAGTTGAAACCATTTGGATGTTAAAGATTTCATGGTGAATATGGAAAACGAAACGTTTCAATGTGAAATGCCGGATCCAGTCATTAGACCTATAAGAGTGTGCTGAAATGGTAGGCTCACGAACGGCAGGAAGAGGAACAATTCATAATTGCCACCAGTATCAAATGACAAGTAGATCCTGCTAATGAAAAGCATTGGCTCATTTCAGTTCCCACTTCACATGGACGTCCTTTGAACCAATCCATTAACACTGCAAACAGCGGCCACTGGTGACTCTAATCCACTCCGAGTTTTAGCCTCACATTTACAGGAGTTATCTAAGATACCCAAACAGGACTAGCAGCTTGAATAACCCTCATAAAATGGAGATTAAAACTCAGAATGGACTCACAGAACCTCTGAATTGGAGGCACCACCTGCTCTGAATAGATTCATAGATCCTCTGAGATTGGAGGTACCCCCAACCGTTTCCCCTTCCCTTGAAAGAATCACTGTGTTGTTTCCCAGCTTTTGTACAGacattcttctccccccccccaattaaaagGTTGACAAGCTTTTCTAAGGCTTTCGCATAAGCActaaaaatatagtaaaatatGTTTGTCATTTTGCATCCCACTCCTTTGCCTTGGATATTTAAACCTGGACCTCCAACAGCTATTTCTGAAACTGATTCCAGCCCCCGGGCTGAAAGAAGTGACAGTGTCTTAACAAAAAAAGTTGGCATCAACAAAACATGGTATGGTTCTCGTATTCTTCTGCTAACGGGTGCAGGCCATGTCCTGTTGCCGCACAGAAGGGCCACTCCAAGAGAAAATTTATACTCCTTAGAACTGCAGGCAGACATGCATGACAGCTGCAGCTTTGTTACATGACCTTCCATCATCTTTCATCTCTTAGACTGAAGGCCAGATACCCCCAATCCCTGGAACTGGGAGGACCCCTCTTGCAATCCCAATCCTTCCacttttttatttaaacacacacacacacaaagtctctCCATCCTCTCGCAGCTGGGATTCCGTGCGACTTTCCCAACGTTTCCAAGCTGCAACATCCCGTTTCCAAGGAAAACGTCACTTTCCACTAGGCTTCGTCCTCTCTTCAGACTTGGTGCACACTGTGGTCTCTTCAGGGGCAGGGGGGTTGTGAGGTCCAGAACTTGAGGCTGTGGCCTTTTCCACTTGATGGCCCTTGCGCTGCTGTTGCACTGAGCTAGGTGCCTGGCCTGGAGTGGGACACAAGGAAACAAACGGCTCAAGACAATTTCATTGAGGCCTTTTGCTCAAACAAGGGTGGGAGAGACATTGCCCTTTAGCGGCTGCTGGGCAGAACCTCCCATTAGCCCTGAACAGCATAGCCAGTCATAGATAATGGGAGTTACAGGGCAGCAAATATCTGGAGAACTGTGTTCCCCATCCCTGACCGAAAATGTTTACAGCAGCCACATTTTCCACATTGCTCTGtttccattaataataataatgtgtcatgaagtcaattctgacttattgtgactctttttcagggtttgccagctagagaatactcaaaagtagtttcccgttcctttcttctggggagtgacctgggactgtgcaggatGCCCAAAGCCacacctaggctggctctacttgcaggaggcacagcgaggaatcaaactcccagcctctgactctgcattaagatacctaaaccacagagctattccGCCAGCTCCATTTCCATAAAGCTGTTTCCACTGAGTATCATCAAATGATTAATCCTTCTGCAACCAGCCCCCTTCTCCTTTCGCTTCACCTTCCTCCCAGCTTCCTAAAATAGCAGAACAACTTGACAGTCTTTGCTCCTGATTTGTACAAGTCACCCCATCTTCTTTTCCAAAGAGAAACTGTGTTGCTCATTATTCTATGTTCACAACAAAAGCCTTTTCATTAATAGCGTCTAGTCCAGTCTTATTGTGGGAAACGTCTGCTTgaaggctgtagctgcattctgttccagtgacgtaaATATacttcctggcaggaagcggcagctgccagcaggcggggtaaccccttattctgcccttttgcttagaggtagagcacaagatcaaagggttatttcagccaattctGGTTACGATTAGGAAAcgagtatcctatctgtttctctcacaacatactatgtaaatcatgctaagtaaataaaagagctctcagggcattgcctataggctccgctggctcggacatccgttgtcgactcctttgttctttctcttaaggcaattagccttcctttgctccgtgatcacccacatcttATGATGGGCAAGACACAATCTGTGGAAGCCCTCAATTTCTTTCTGTTCAACCACTTCTTTTTGTACAACCACTACTTCACTTCTAAAGATGAACTTGTTAAGCCCAATTTCATTCCCCTCACAGTTTATTATGTACAAAACCCTGCTGGTGCCATATCCACAAGCCTTGATCCTCAGCCCTTTTGCCATCAAAACATAGCAAACCAGCCCTGTGTATTCTGCTTAGTTAGACCCTGGACATCAGGCCCAAAGTCCTCCTCTGGTGATAGCCATGACTGGCCTACAACCTCTTCAAGAGGTTGGTTCTTCAAACAACGGACGCTCCCTCTGACCCCAAGCCTCCCAGTATTTGACTCACAATTTACTCCACAACCAGTCACTGCTTCTTTGTGATTCATCTTCAGTAAATACGAGCTTGACACAAGGAGGAGGCCAAGAGTGAATGGAGATGAGCGtaaaactatggctgaaatcctgcatgTAGTATGAATCCCAACCATCACTTTCTGGCTGTTCCTCTTTGGTGCCTCTGCCACGTGCTGCAGGCACACCTTGAGAACTGCGCCACCACAGTGCTTTTGTTttccaggaaggaagggaggaaaaattaAAGCTAGGCCTTAGACTGTGAACAGTTCTTCAGCCTGTGACATGTAGTCAGAAGTTTGGGTGAGAGAACTTCAGAAAAAAGTAAGAACCATTTCCCCTTATGTTTCTGATACCTCATCACTTCCTGGAAACATGTGGTTACCTTTGGCCCCTTGACCTGCTGGTATCTGGTTCTCTAGTAATGCCTCTGGTTGTTCTGACCATAGCTTGTATTCTGGGTTGCTGAGGAAACGCTTGGTTAGGCCACAGTTGAGACACTGCACAGATGTCCATCGTTGATTCCGGCGCTCTAGTGAAAGGAGTGAATCAACAGTGCCAGAACGGTTAATTTTCAAGATCAAATAGGCCTCACAAGGATTCCAATGGCATGCTCTTCTCGCAGGAGAGTCCAAAAACGTAACCCAGCATTATCTCTTCCAAATAACAACTcggttattttttttatttttaccccgcctttctcctcaaaaggactcaCGGCTGTAGTACAACAGGGACAGTTCATGACTACGCATTAGCACAAATCCTGCTGTGCAGTGGTTACACAGTGGCAAAAGGCAGCtaattacagtagtacctcgatgTACAattttaatctgtattggaacgccgttcgtacgtcaaaaagttcgtaagttgaggcaagatttcctataggaatgcactgaaaaccatttaatcaattcaggctgtttttcgtttgtatgtcgaggcgctgttcgcaagtagaggcattagttcccacaggaactaatgtaaagccagttaatccgtactctaccactagggggagaattttttttattttttcttcttttgacctaagatgaacttaggtcaaaaaaagggcaagaaaagagtttttttttttgtttgtaagatGAGGCTCCGTTTGCGGaccgaagcaacattttgcgaacggaaccgtttgtaactcgaaacgttagcaagtggagacatttgtaagtcgaggtaccactgtaatgagtTGCCATTTGGATTTTGGTTATGTATTGATCTTTCT is a window encoding:
- the RPP21 gene encoding ribonuclease P protein subunit p21 → MLKDKEAFQRLSFLYQAAHCVLAQNPENQELARFYCHTQNSISRRLVLRQDPSVKRTICKACFSLLVPGISSTVRQRKRRNQRWTSVQCLNCGLTKRFLSNPEYKLWSEQPEALLENQIPAGQGAKGQAPSSVQQQRKGHQVEKATASSSGPHNPPAPEETTVCTKSEERTKPSGK